A single Elaeis guineensis isolate ETL-2024a chromosome 15, EG11, whole genome shotgun sequence DNA region contains:
- the LOC105058285 gene encoding uncharacterized protein: MTMAEDIGGGGVPKRRACFSFAAYAKAVIDHLRASGVAIAGGLDDSEFLAIKTTYGFDFPPDLRSILREGLPIGSGFPNWRFASPQQLEILLRLPVSGLLHEVSRKDFWCTAWGSKPTGDETVAATRILERAPVLVPIYRQFYIPSVPSLAGNPVFYVRGGDVRCAGFDLADFFQRESGRFVPKGREHQGDGGAPPAPVWAAKEARRVEVWTELAAERETWGGPEKLRGLEGWLGEMGSRLRAGGWGEEEVREMLMMGSGGEGNRTVVRDRESLIWHVRLLSLALLRAGWSPEDVADSMECARPGDDGRK; the protein is encoded by the coding sequence ATGACAATGGCGGAGGACATCGGTGGCGGAGGCGTCCCGAAACGGCGGGCGTGCTTCTCCTTCGCGGCCTACGCCAAGGCAGTGATCGACCACCTCCGGGCCTCCGGCGTCGCCATCGCCGGCGGGCTGGACGACTCCGAATTCTTGGCGATCAAGACGACGTACGGCTTCGATTTTCCCCCCGATCTTCGGTCCATTCTCAGGGAGGGGCTCCCGATCGGGAGCGGCTTCCCCAACTGGCGCTTCGCCTCGCCGCAGCAGCTCGAGATCCTCCTCCGCCTCCCCGTCTCCGGCCTCCTCCACGAGGTCTCCAGGAAGGACTTCTGGTGCACCGCCTGGGGATCCAAGCCCACAGGAGATGAGACCGTGGCGGCGACGAGGATCTTGGAGAGGGCCCCGGTCCTCGTCCCAATTTATCGGCAGTTTTACATCCCGTCGGTCCCAAGTCTCGCAGGGAATCCGGTGTTCTACGTCCGGGGCGGCGACGTGCGGTGCGCCGGGTTCGACCTCGCCGATTTTTTCCAACGCGAGAGCGGCCGATTCGTGCCCAAGGGCCGGGAACACCAGGGCGACGGAGGAGCGCCGCCGGCGCCGGTGTGGGCGGCGAAGGAGGCGAGGCGGGTGGAGGTGTGGACGGAGCTGGCGGCGGAGAGGGAAACGTGGGGAGGGCCGGAGAAGCTACGTGGGCTGGAGGGGTGGCTGGGGGAGATGGGCTCGCGGCTGAGGGCCGGAGGATGGGGGGAGGAGGAGGTGAGGGAAATGTTGATGATGGGATCGGGCGGCGAGGGGAATCGGACGGTCGTGAGGGACCGGGAGAGCCTAATCTGGCACGTGCGGCTGTTGTCGCTGGCGCTCCTCCGGGCGGGGTGGAGCCCGGAGGACGTGGCCGACTCGATGGAGTGCGCGCGGCCAGGCGACGACGGCCGGAAGTGA